A single Nostoc sp. PCC 7107 DNA region contains:
- the aat gene encoding leucyl/phenylalanyl-tRNA--protein transferase translates to MQYDIAAIIQGYAQGYFLMADDDHGLGWYGSRDRTLIPLDQRFRYPKSLQRVLNQERFTVAINRDFLAVVAGCANRETTWISDELKEIYFLLHEAGFAHSFETWQGDELAGGILGIVIGGAFIGESMFYRIPEGSKVAMVKLVERLRQKQFVLFDAQMMNPHLERFGAYGIGDEEYQTLLQKALQRRCYLV, encoded by the coding sequence ATGCAATATGATATCGCTGCTATTATTCAAGGCTATGCTCAAGGCTATTTTCTCATGGCTGATGACGATCATGGCTTGGGTTGGTATGGTAGCCGCGATCGGACTTTGATTCCTTTAGATCAACGATTCCGCTATCCTAAGTCTTTGCAGCGTGTTTTGAATCAAGAACGGTTTACAGTGGCGATTAACCGCGATTTTCTGGCTGTTGTGGCTGGCTGCGCGAACCGGGAAACAACCTGGATATCAGATGAATTAAAAGAAATTTACTTTTTACTACATGAAGCAGGTTTTGCTCACAGTTTTGAAACTTGGCAAGGTGATGAACTCGCAGGGGGTATTTTAGGAATAGTCATTGGCGGTGCTTTCATCGGTGAATCGATGTTTTACCGCATTCCCGAAGGCTCAAAAGTAGCAATGGTCAAGTTAGTGGAAAGATTGCGCCAAAAACAATTTGTGCTGTTTGACGCTCAAATGATGAACCCGCATTTAGAACGCTTTGGCGCTTACGGTATTGGCGATGAAGAATATCAAACTTTACTCCAGAAAGCATTGCAGCGTCGCTGTTATTTGGTATAG